The proteins below are encoded in one region of Aequorivita iocasae:
- the lpxK gene encoding tetraacyldisaccharide 4'-kinase: MNFLRKLLFPFSLLYGGITTLRNFFYNKNLLKSKAYNFPVICVGNLSTGGTGKSPMIELLVSFLRDNQKLAILSRGYKRKTTGYREVLTESTVEEVGDEPLQFKKKFPEITVAVCEDRQTGIEKLQSKTDVILLDDAFQHRKVTASLNILLTSFDDLYVNDCMLPTGNLREPKFGANRADIIVVTKCPENISDATIESIKRELRPKLHQEIYFSKIGYASEIKNPKEKKPLSSLKNEEFLLVTGIAIPKPLIDFLQKERLNFKEKSFPDHHNFSSSEIEELKKYPLILTTEKDFMRLQALSKVTEIFYLPIKTVILNDAEKKFKARIEEAINEKL, translated from the coding sequence ATGAATTTTCTACGGAAGTTATTATTTCCTTTTTCACTGTTGTACGGTGGCATTACTACGCTTCGGAATTTTTTTTACAATAAAAATTTACTGAAAAGCAAAGCTTATAATTTTCCAGTAATATGCGTGGGAAATCTTTCCACGGGAGGAACCGGAAAATCGCCGATGATTGAACTGTTGGTTTCCTTTTTAAGGGACAATCAAAAGCTTGCTATTTTGAGCCGAGGTTATAAACGGAAAACGACGGGTTACCGCGAAGTTTTAACTGAAAGTACTGTGGAAGAAGTAGGCGACGAGCCGCTTCAATTCAAAAAGAAATTTCCCGAAATAACCGTTGCTGTTTGTGAAGATCGCCAAACGGGAATTGAAAAACTACAAAGTAAAACAGATGTAATTTTACTCGACGATGCCTTTCAGCATAGAAAAGTAACCGCTTCGCTGAATATTTTGCTCACTTCCTTTGATGATTTGTATGTGAACGATTGTATGCTTCCCACGGGAAATCTTCGGGAGCCGAAATTTGGGGCAAACCGCGCTGATATAATTGTTGTTACAAAATGTCCCGAAAATATTTCTGACGCTACAATTGAATCCATAAAACGAGAGCTGCGCCCAAAATTACATCAGGAAATTTATTTTTCAAAAATCGGCTATGCTTCAGAAATTAAAAATCCGAAGGAGAAAAAACCGCTATCATCTTTAAAAAACGAAGAATTTCTTTTGGTTACGGGTATTGCAATTCCAAAGCCTTTGATAGATTTTTTACAGAAAGAAAGGTTGAACTTTAAAGAAAAATCATTTCCTGACCATCATAACTTTAGTTCATCTGAGATTGAAGAATTAAAAAAATATCCTTTAATACTTACTACTGAAAAGGATTTTATGCGATTGCAGGCTCTTTCAAAAGTAACGGAAATCTTTTATCTGCCTATTAAGACGGTAATCTTAAATGATGCGGAAAAAAAGTTTAAAGCCAGGATTGAAGAAGCAATAAACGAGAAACTATAA
- a CDS encoding Nif3-like dinuclear metal center hexameric protein codes for MKVKEVIALLEELSPLSYSEGFDNTGLLIGDGDATVSGILVTLDTLEKVVDEAIEKKCNLIVSFHPIIFSGLKKITGKTYVERVVQKAIKHDIAIFSNHTALDNSWNGVNAKICEKLGLKNRSVLMPQNETIKKLITFVPSKDAEKVRNALFAVGAGNIGNYENCSFNIEGKGSFKGNEDSNPVIGKKGETHFEEETQIGITFGKHLQSNILKALFEAHPYEEVAYEITTLENQNQHLGMGMVGEFEKAMVEKEFLKFLKKTMKTDCVRHSALLNKPIKKVAVLGGSGSFAIEAAKNSGADAFVSADFKYHDFFRAENTILLADIGHYESEQYTKDLLHSFLKKKITNFAVLLSQINTNPISYL; via the coding sequence ATGAAGGTAAAAGAAGTAATTGCACTACTTGAGGAACTCTCCCCACTCTCCTATTCCGAGGGCTTTGACAATACCGGACTGCTTATAGGCGACGGTGATGCGACTGTCTCGGGAATTTTAGTTACGCTGGATACGCTGGAAAAAGTAGTGGATGAAGCAATTGAAAAAAAATGCAACCTCATCGTTAGCTTTCACCCCATTATTTTTTCGGGATTGAAAAAAATTACCGGAAAAACCTATGTGGAACGGGTGGTTCAAAAGGCTATAAAACACGATATTGCTATATTTTCAAACCACACCGCACTGGACAATTCCTGGAACGGGGTAAATGCAAAGATCTGTGAAAAGCTTGGGTTGAAAAATCGTTCGGTGTTAATGCCACAAAACGAAACCATTAAAAAACTCATTACGTTTGTGCCTTCAAAAGATGCCGAAAAAGTTAGAAACGCCCTTTTTGCAGTTGGTGCAGGCAATATTGGTAATTATGAAAATTGCAGTTTCAATATTGAGGGAAAAGGCAGTTTTAAGGGTAACGAAGACTCCAATCCCGTAATTGGAAAAAAAGGTGAAACTCATTTTGAGGAAGAAACACAGATTGGGATTACTTTCGGCAAACATCTACAAAGCAATATTTTAAAAGCCTTATTTGAAGCACATCCGTATGAGGAAGTTGCTTATGAAATCACCACCCTTGAAAACCAAAACCAACATTTGGGAATGGGAATGGTGGGTGAATTTGAAAAAGCGATGGTTGAAAAGGAATTTCTAAAATTTCTAAAAAAGACAATGAAAACAGATTGCGTTCGCCATTCTGCACTACTAAATAAACCAATAAAAAAAGTTGCCGTGCTTGGCGGAAGCGGAAGTTTTGCCATTGAAGCAGCAAAAAACTCCGGCGCAGATGCTTTTGTTTCTGCAGATTTTAAATACCACGACTTCTTTAGGGCTGAAAACACAATACTTTTGGCAGATATTGGCCATTATGAAAGCGAACAGTACACAAAAGACCTTTTACATTCTTTCCTTAAGAAAAAAATCACTAATTTTGCAGTCCTTTTATCACAAATAAATACCAATCCTATTAGCTATTTATAA
- a CDS encoding zinc ribbon domain-containing protein gives MATKTEVTVEEKLRALYDLQLIDSRIDEIRSVRGELPLEVEDLEDEVAGMNTRLEKLKADLEVIEDQIKEKKNNIEESKALIKKYTAQQDNVRNNREYNSLSKEVEFQELEIQLAEKNIKEYRAQIEQKNQVIEETKARFDERSEHLKHKQNELDEILKETEKEEQTLIKESENFETQIEPRLIKAYKRIRTNVKNGLAVVAVERGASGGSFFTIPPQVQMEIAGRKKIITDEHSGRILVDPDLAAEEREKMEAKFAKLK, from the coding sequence ATGGCAACAAAAACCGAAGTTACTGTTGAAGAGAAGTTAAGAGCACTGTATGATCTGCAACTTATTGATTCCAGAATTGATGAAATAAGAAGCGTTCGTGGCGAACTTCCGCTGGAAGTGGAAGATCTTGAGGACGAGGTGGCAGGAATGAACACCCGTTTGGAAAAGCTTAAGGCAGACCTTGAGGTAATTGAAGACCAAATCAAGGAAAAGAAGAACAACATTGAAGAGTCTAAAGCACTTATCAAAAAATATACTGCGCAACAGGACAACGTTCGCAATAACCGTGAATATAACTCTTTAAGCAAGGAAGTTGAATTCCAAGAGCTTGAAATTCAACTTGCGGAAAAAAACATTAAAGAATATCGTGCGCAAATAGAGCAAAAAAATCAAGTAATTGAAGAAACAAAGGCACGTTTTGACGAGCGCTCTGAGCATTTAAAGCACAAACAGAACGAGCTTGACGAAATTTTGAAAGAAACCGAAAAAGAAGAGCAGACGCTAATCAAGGAATCTGAAAATTTTGAAACTCAAATTGAGCCACGTCTTATAAAAGCTTATAAGCGTATCCGAACTAATGTGAAAAACGGTTTGGCTGTAGTTGCTGTAGAACGTGGTGCTTCGGGAGGTTCTTTCTTCACCATTCCACCACAAGTGCAAATGGAGATTGCAGGTCGAAAAAAAATTATTACTGACGAGCACAGTGGACGAATCTTAGTTGATCCAGATTTAGCTGCCGAAGAGCGTGAAAAAATGGAAGCTAAGTTTGCAAAACTTAAATAA
- the msrA gene encoding peptide-methionine (S)-S-oxide reductase MsrA: MKKITFIIASIFLFSLQGACKPSNESNKQAEAIAQKEQVPVQTEPVNGLKRAYFASGCFWCVEAIYESVNGVKEAISGYSGGETKNPTYQNHADHAEAVEVIYDPEIVSFNQLVDVYFGSQNITQVNGQGPDHGKSYRSIIFYQNDEEKKIIDEKINALNKQLNGDKVAAQVLPFQKFWDAENYHQNYERNNPDNPYIQNVSIPRLNRFKEKFPELLKKDTAH; the protein is encoded by the coding sequence ATGAAAAAAATCACATTTATCATTGCAAGTATTTTTCTTTTCTCGCTTCAGGGCGCTTGCAAACCTTCCAATGAAAGTAATAAGCAGGCTGAGGCTATTGCCCAAAAAGAACAAGTTCCAGTTCAAACCGAACCTGTTAACGGCCTAAAGAGAGCGTATTTTGCAAGTGGTTGTTTTTGGTGTGTTGAGGCCATTTACGAAAGTGTAAATGGTGTTAAGGAAGCCATTTCAGGCTATAGTGGCGGCGAAACGAAAAACCCAACTTATCAAAATCATGCAGATCACGCAGAAGCAGTGGAGGTAATTTATGATCCTGAAATTGTAAGTTTTAATCAGTTGGTTGATGTATATTTCGGCTCACAAAATATAACCCAAGTGAATGGTCAAGGCCCTGATCACGGGAAATCGTACCGCTCTATTATTTTTTATCAGAATGATGAAGAAAAGAAAATTATTGATGAAAAAATTAATGCACTGAATAAACAATTAAATGGAGATAAAGTTGCCGCACAAGTTTTGCCATTCCAAAAATTTTGGGATGCAGAGAACTACCACCAAAATTACGAGCGTAACAATCCCGATAATCCGTACATTCAAAATGTGTCCATCCCGCGGTTAAATCGATTTAAGGAGAAGTTTCCGGAGCTTTTGAAAAAAGATACAGCGCATTGA